In Geotalea uraniireducens, the genomic window GCCCGGGCGGCTTGCCGGCCACCATCTTCCACGTTTCGCGGCTCACTGTCGCCTGGACCAGCCGGGAATCGAACCGGCCCCGCAGTTCGGCAAGTTGGATCGACTTTCCGGCAAGAATGGCGACGGCGCCGGCAAGCGCCAGGTCTCCAGCCGTCAGGGGCCGGCCATCCCGCGGCGTGCTGAGGTTGAGCACTCCCGCGACGCGGGAGCCGATCGGAATCGGCACCGAGATGAAGCAGCGGGAAGGACTGTCGGGGTGCCGGGCCAACGGGTGGTAAGGGGAGCGGGTGATGTCGTCGACCATAACGGGATGGCGGGCGGCGGCCACCTGCCCGGCGATCGTCCTGCTGATCCGGTCCGGCGAGGGGCGGTCGCCGCTCCGGGCGAACTGCCGAAGCGAGGGACCATCCTCTGCCGTTTCCGGGCTGAACAGCATGACGGAGCAGTCGGTAACCTTGAAAAACTCCGCCGTCATCCGGACGAAGGCATCAAGGTTATCCTCCGGGTTGGCATGTTGCTCCAGGAGCATCGCAATTTCAGCCAGTTTGTCAAAAGAATCGCTATTGTTCATTGTTTGAACGACATCGGCTGGCGGTGGTTGCCGGCCCGTTACACGACCGCGATGTCGACACTCCCTTCCCAGTAGCCATGGAGATTGCACCGCTCGTGAACGAGCAGGGTCACTTTGCCGGCCGGCGCCGCCTCCTTCGGGATGGTGACGGTGAAGGTCGCCTTCGGTGCGAGGAAGCCGCGGGGCTGCAGCGTGAGCTGGCCTGCCGGCTCGTTGCCGATGTTGAGGGAGATATGCTCGATCCAATGGGTTGGCCCCATCGGATGGAGCACCTCGCCAACCGTGACCTCGACGGTGAACGACGCGCCGGCGGCAACCGACTTGGGGGCGGTGATGATCGGCACGTGCTTCTGTTCGAGCGGGCTCATCTTGGCCGGGTTCTTGGCCCGGTTGATCGTGGCGAAGAGCGACTGGTCGGCCTGGACCGGGAAGTACTGTCCGGCGGCGGCTACCCGGCCGGCGATTCCCGATGCCATGGTGCCGAGCGCTGCTGTCTTGAGAAAGGTTCTTCTGTCCATGATTCCTCCTGTGCTAGAATCGATCGCCAATGGGCGCCGGTTGAGTACAAGCGCCTTCTAAGTGTAGAATCTCCCTCCCAGAAGTCAATGGCGGCAGCCGCTCCGCTGTCGGCCGCAACAGAAAATTTGCCGGGCCGGTCAACCGTTGGCGGCATGGTGCGTTAGATGGGATGAGCCCCCGTCCGGAAACGGTCCCGTCGGCCGGGCGGCGGCAAGTGCCGGCCTTCCCGTGCGGTGACCGGCAGTGCGCCACGGGGATGCCAGCCGGCCATTATGACATGCCGCGGCTTTGGAGATCCGGCGCGGCGGGGAGTTACATTCTGGATTCCTCAGCAGATTTGAATCGTTTCCTGGCAGATGTCGAGCGGCGGGCCTTCCGGATGGCCCGACTGGCCACTGCGGATGCCGAGGAAGCGCTCGATATCGTCCAGGAGGCGATGTTCGGTTTCGCCCGGCGTTACGGGGGGCGGACGGCGGGAGAGTGGGCGCCGCTGTTTTACCGGACGCTCCAGAGCCGGATCATCGACTGGCAGCGGCGGACCGGCCTGCGCAATCGCTGGCGGGTCTGGTTCGGCGGTGGCGACGAGGGCGACGGCCACGATCCGCTGGAAAACATTGCCGACGGAAGAACGCCGGACCCGGAGTCGGCCTTGGCCGACCGGGCGGTGGGGACGGCGATCGAGGCGGCGCTCCGCCAGCTGCCGCTACGGCAGCGGCAGGCGTTTCTGCTCCGTTCCTGGGAAGGGCTGGGAGTGGCGGAAACGGCGACGGCCATGGGCTGCTCCGCAGGGAGTGTCAAAACCCATTATTCGCGGGCGGTGCACACCCTGCGCAGCTTGCTTGAGGAGTACCGATGATGACGACCCGGAAAAGCGACGAACGGCTGATTGAGACGATCACCGCCCATCTGGACCGGAGTACGGAAACGCTTGACGACGAAATTGCCCGGCGGCTTCGCCAGACCCGGGCCGGAGCGGTGGAAGCGGCCGGTCGTCAGCGTTTGGGGGGCTCGTTCCGCTGGCTCACAGCCGGCGGAGTGGCGACGGCGGCCATCCTGATCGTTGCCGGCGTTCTCTGGATGAACAGTGGCCGGAAGGTGACCACGGTCGCCAATCTCGATGATATGGAGATCGTCACCGCCCGGGAGCAGATACAATTCTATGAAGATCTCGATTTCTACCGCTGGCTGGCAACCCAGGAAAATGGCGGCTAGTGCCGCCCTGCTTCTGCTGCTCGGCTTTCCGACGGCATTTTCGTTTGGCCGGCAACAGACAGGAGAGGAGCCGGAATTTCTCGAATATCTCGGTACCTTCGAGACGGCCGGCGGGAAAGAGCTCGATCCGCTGGCTTTCCAACTGGTGGAGAAAGCTGCCGCCCCGGCACCGGCCAAGGCCGACAAGGGAAAGCGGCGGCAGAGTGAGAGACGGCGCCCGGCCTCCGCTGCCGCCGACAACAAGGGAAAGGATCGGCGTAATGAATAGACGGCAGGCTGTACTGGCGACGTTTTTGCTGTTTGCGGTCGTGCCGCCCGGCTGGGGAGCGGACCGGGCCGTAGACTGGGACCGGCTGACTCCTGAAGAGCAGCAGGCGCTCAAACCCTTGGCGAACAAATGGGCCCAATTGCCGCCGGAGCGCCGGGAACGGCTGCTGCGGGGCGCCGCCCGCTGGCAGGCCATGACCCCGGAGGAACGGCAGGCTGCCCGACAGCGGTTCAGGGAATGGCAACAGCTGCCACCGGAAGAGCGACAGCGGATTCGCCAGCAGTTCCAGTCGTTCCGTCAACTTCCTCCCCAGGAGCAGGAGCGGATCAGGCAGAAATTCCGCTGGTTCCAGCACCTTCCCGCCGAACGGCGCCAGAAGCTGCGGGAAAAATGGCAGGCCATGAGCCCGGAAGAGCGGCGCGAACTGCGTAGCCGCTGGCGGTCGATGAGTCCGGAGGCGCGGCGGAATTTCCTCTCCGGCGGCAGACCGGGGGCGATGACCGGGAAATAATGCTTTGCTTGTCAACCGTCGTTGCCGCCGGCCAATAAGCCCCGATGGTGCGACGCAAGGGATGGGCCACCACAGGCCCCGGACCAGCCGGTTCGGGGCCTGTCGTTTTGCGGGAACTTTACTCAGTCGGGAAAGGCGATTCGCTGGCCGGCGAGAAAGTCGGTCGCCAGTTCGGGCGAAGCGAGGAAACGACCGACCGAGCGGGTAAGCTCTCGCCCGGTGTCATCGAGCCCCCGTTGCGCCAATCCTGCCGCAATGCCCCGGAAGGTCTGCTCGACGAGAAATTTCTGGAACAGGTTCGCCAGCAGCGGTGCATAATCGCCGGCCGCCTGGGCGGCCAGGGCTTCGCTGCAGCGTTGGGAATCGGTCGAGGTGATCGCCCGGCAGGTAAGAGGGCGTACCTGATGGATTGTGCACCAGCCGCGCCGATCGAGAAAGGGGCAGGGAATATCCGCCCTGATCCGCTCGTCGTCGTCGAGCCAGCGGACCGCCCGGGCGGTTTCCTCGACCTGGCGGTGCAGGGGGGCGACTTCGGCGGCCGGCAGGTCCGCTGTCAGATAACGGGCAATGGCGATCGCCTCGGGGATCAGCACCGTGACATTGACCC contains:
- a CDS encoding GAF domain-containing protein — its product is MNNSDSFDKLAEIAMLLEQHANPEDNLDAFVRMTAEFFKVTDCSVMLFSPETAEDGPSLRQFARSGDRPSPDRISRTIAGQVAAARHPVMVDDITRSPYHPLARHPDSPSRCFISVPIPIGSRVAGVLNLSTPRDGRPLTAGDLALAGAVAILAGKSIQLAELRGRFDSRLVQATVSRETWKMVAGKPPGLAPDLARLAKIAGRTFYREMNRAGLGAEHILKAATEIVTLLGDNLRRHQQRFQTHPDAKPSTNRAEDS
- a CDS encoding class II SORL domain-containing protein, coding for MDRRTFLKTAALGTMASGIAGRVAAAGQYFPVQADQSLFATINRAKNPAKMSPLEQKHVPIITAPKSVAAGASFTVEVTVGEVLHPMGPTHWIEHISLNIGNEPAGQLTLQPRGFLAPKATFTVTIPKEAAPAGKVTLLVHERCNLHGYWEGSVDIAVV
- a CDS encoding RNA polymerase sigma factor, producing the protein MPRLWRSGAAGSYILDSSADLNRFLADVERRAFRMARLATADAEEALDIVQEAMFGFARRYGGRTAGEWAPLFYRTLQSRIIDWQRRTGLRNRWRVWFGGGDEGDGHDPLENIADGRTPDPESALADRAVGTAIEAALRQLPLRQRQAFLLRSWEGLGVAETATAMGCSAGSVKTHYSRAVHTLRSLLEEYR
- a CDS encoding DUF3619 family protein, with amino-acid sequence MMTTRKSDERLIETITAHLDRSTETLDDEIARRLRQTRAGAVEAAGRQRLGGSFRWLTAGGVATAAILIVAGVLWMNSGRKVTTVANLDDMEIVTAREQIQFYEDLDFYRWLATQENGG
- a CDS encoding DUF3106 domain-containing protein; translation: MNRRQAVLATFLLFAVVPPGWGADRAVDWDRLTPEEQQALKPLANKWAQLPPERRERLLRGAARWQAMTPEERQAARQRFREWQQLPPEERQRIRQQFQSFRQLPPQEQERIRQKFRWFQHLPAERRQKLREKWQAMSPEERRELRSRWRSMSPEARRNFLSGGRPGAMTGK
- a CDS encoding YkgJ family cysteine cluster protein, giving the protein MPSNDFDFAAYTAEITAMTLSGLARAVGAPAIGETMARLAEQAETVLVTNMTAETTELTACGPGCSACCRVNVTVLIPEAIAIARYLTADLPAAEVAPLHRQVEETARAVRWLDDDERIRADIPCPFLDRRGWCTIHQVRPLTCRAITSTDSQRCSEALAAQAAGDYAPLLANLFQKFLVEQTFRGIAAGLAQRGLDDTGRELTRSVGRFLASPELATDFLAGQRIAFPD